From Neosynechococcus sphagnicola sy1, the proteins below share one genomic window:
- a CDS encoding heme oxygenase (biliverdin-producing) encodes MSQLSVRLREGTQQSHTAAENTAYMKCFLKGIVEREPFRKLLANLYFVYSTLEAALDDHRNHPQIGPIVFPELNRKANLERDLTFYYGEDWTEQIAPLDAGKTYVARLQDIAERDPVLLIAHAYTRYMGDLSGGQSLKNIIRSALNLPADQGTALHEFEQIPTPEARRAFKETYRQALDSLPLDETTTQRIVDEANLAFQLNRNVMHALEADVKAAIGEHTFDLLTRQDRPGSTEPHRPGHPTVALATAE; translated from the coding sequence ATGAGTCAGTTATCCGTTCGATTGCGAGAAGGGACACAACAGTCCCATACGGCTGCTGAAAATACTGCCTATATGAAATGCTTTCTCAAAGGCATTGTTGAACGTGAACCGTTCCGTAAATTGCTGGCCAATTTATATTTTGTCTATAGCACCCTGGAAGCAGCCTTAGACGATCACCGCAACCATCCCCAGATTGGGCCGATTGTCTTCCCAGAGTTAAATCGGAAGGCCAATCTAGAGCGAGATTTGACTTTTTACTATGGCGAGGACTGGACCGAACAGATTGCTCCCTTGGATGCTGGCAAAACCTATGTGGCAAGGCTACAGGACATTGCTGAGCGCGATCCTGTACTTTTAATTGCCCATGCCTACACTCGTTACATGGGCGATCTGTCTGGCGGTCAAAGCCTTAAAAACATCATTCGTTCTGCCCTTAATCTCCCTGCTGATCAAGGCACCGCCTTGCATGAATTTGAGCAGATTCCCACCCCAGAGGCACGACGCGCCTTTAAGGAAACCTATCGTCAAGCCCTGGATTCCCTACCTCTGGATGAGACGACGACTCAACGCATTGTCGATGAAGCAAACCTGGCATTTCAGCTCAACCGCAATGTCATGCATGCCCTGGAAGCCGATGTCAAAGCGGCGATTGGCGAACATACCTTCGATTTACTCACCCGTCAGGATCGGCCAGGGAGCACGGAACCCCATCGTCCCGGTCATCCCACCGTGGCTCTCGCAACGGCGGAATAA
- the hemN gene encoding oxygen-independent coproporphyrinogen III oxidase encodes MEYVSRHIQQVSALIHPERQVNQLHWGGGTPNYLNSSQVEFLWSTFQRYFNFDSAAEISIEINPSYIDKNYLVLLRQLGFNRISFGIQDFNPQVQAAVNRVQPEAMLFEVMDWIRDAGFESVNVDLIYGLPYQTLETFQDTVRKTLQLNPDRVAVFNFAYVPWLKPVQKKMPQEAMPKAAEKLKILHMTIAELTAGGYVFIGMDHFAKPNDELAIAQRAGQLHRNFQGYTTQPESDLLGFGVTSISMLQDVYVQNRKRLPEFYQAIDADCLPIEKGVRLHQDDAIRRTVIMELMCQFRLSEHALEEKYHLGFDLDFDTYFRPEIPALQALEADGLIKRFPGGFEVTSVGRLLIRNIASVFDTYLRNQQVERFSKSV; translated from the coding sequence TTGGAGTATGTTTCACGCCATATTCAACAAGTTTCTGCCTTGATCCACCCCGAGCGTCAGGTCAATCAATTACATTGGGGCGGTGGTACGCCCAATTACCTCAATAGCAGTCAGGTTGAATTTCTCTGGTCTACTTTCCAGCGCTACTTTAACTTTGATTCGGCTGCCGAGATCTCCATTGAGATCAACCCTAGCTACATTGACAAGAACTATCTGGTTCTCCTCAGACAGTTAGGATTCAACCGCATTAGCTTTGGCATTCAGGACTTTAATCCCCAGGTACAAGCAGCGGTGAATCGGGTGCAGCCAGAAGCCATGTTATTCGAGGTCATGGACTGGATTCGCGATGCTGGATTTGAAAGTGTGAACGTGGATCTGATTTACGGTCTCCCCTATCAAACCCTAGAAACCTTTCAAGATACGGTGCGAAAGACCCTACAACTGAACCCTGATCGGGTGGCGGTGTTCAATTTTGCCTACGTACCTTGGCTGAAGCCTGTCCAAAAGAAAATGCCCCAAGAGGCAATGCCCAAGGCGGCTGAAAAACTCAAGATTTTACATATGACCATTGCCGAACTCACCGCAGGGGGATACGTATTTATCGGCATGGATCACTTTGCCAAGCCTAACGACGAACTGGCGATCGCCCAACGGGCTGGACAGCTCCACCGCAACTTCCAAGGCTACACGACCCAACCGGAATCGGATTTGTTGGGGTTTGGTGTTACCTCCATCAGTATGTTGCAGGATGTCTATGTCCAGAATCGCAAGCGGCTGCCGGAGTTTTATCAGGCCATCGATGCCGATTGCCTCCCGATTGAAAAAGGCGTTCGCCTTCATCAGGACGATGCCATTCGCCGCACCGTGATCATGGAACTAATGTGCCAGTTTCGTCTTTCGGAACATGCCTTAGAGGAAAAGTATCATCTCGGCTTTGATCTGGACTTTGATACCTACTTCCGGCCGGAGATTCCTGCATTACAGGCCCTGGAAGCCGATGGGTTAATCAAACGATTTCCTGGGGGCTTTGAAGTAACCTCGGTGGGTCGATTACTGATCCGCAATATTGCTTCGGTGTTTGATACCTACCTGAGAAATCAGCAAGTTGAGCGGTTCTCGAAGTCCGTTTGA
- the bchE gene encoding magnesium-protoporphyrin IX monomethyl ester anaerobic oxidative cyclase: MPGGAEIAGNWPPSWVPYVGGALKQAGFTDLQFLDAMTNYVDDAALAQRIADYQPDVVMATAITPMIYQSQETLRIAKHVCPQATTIMGGVHPTYMYQEVLSEAPWVDYIIRGEGEEISVNLLRAIANGTDECDHKDILGIAFLEAGEVVATPAHPPIHDLNTLTPDWSLLEWDKYIYTPLNVRVAVPNYARGCPFRCRFCSQWKFWRTYRSRSPQNFADEIERLVKDHNVGFFILADEEPTINKAKFVALCHQLIDRNLGVHWGINTRVTDILRDEHELALYRQAGLVHVSLGTEAAAQLKLNLFRKETTIEDNKRAVQLLRQNGIVAEVQFIMGLPNETLETIEETYRMAIDWQADMTNWNMYTPWPFAELFEELGDKVEVRDYSHYNFVTPIMKPDAITREELLKGVLRNYARFYFRKAWEYWFIKDAFKRNYLLGCLKAFVQTTLNQRFYNLKRIKRKGLGAEIDFGFDPKRILTPEQITQQKQSHPERAADVNFTGNMPTWSPINDPNSNCEITACGAPNDLPDYTEAATKEEIPIIKI, from the coding sequence ATGCCGGGGGGAGCTGAAATTGCCGGAAACTGGCCGCCCAGTTGGGTACCCTATGTGGGTGGAGCCTTAAAGCAAGCGGGGTTTACCGACCTTCAGTTTCTGGACGCCATGACTAATTATGTCGATGATGCGGCCTTGGCCCAGAGGATTGCGGACTATCAACCGGATGTGGTGATGGCGACGGCCATTACCCCGATGATCTATCAGTCCCAGGAGACACTGAGGATTGCCAAACACGTCTGTCCCCAAGCAACAACCATTATGGGGGGAGTGCATCCCACCTACATGTACCAGGAAGTCCTCAGTGAAGCCCCCTGGGTGGATTACATCATTCGGGGCGAAGGGGAAGAGATCAGCGTTAATTTACTGCGGGCGATCGCCAATGGTACGGATGAGTGCGATCACAAAGACATTCTGGGAATTGCCTTCCTAGAAGCTGGCGAAGTCGTCGCCACCCCTGCCCATCCGCCGATCCATGACCTCAATACCCTGACCCCGGATTGGAGTCTCCTGGAGTGGGATAAATACATCTACACTCCCTTGAACGTGCGCGTTGCTGTGCCCAACTATGCACGAGGCTGTCCCTTCCGGTGTCGATTTTGCTCCCAGTGGAAGTTCTGGCGCACCTATCGTTCCCGATCACCGCAAAATTTTGCCGATGAAATCGAACGATTGGTAAAGGATCACAACGTCGGATTTTTTATCCTGGCCGACGAGGAACCGACGATTAACAAAGCTAAGTTCGTTGCCCTTTGTCATCAACTCATCGATCGCAACCTTGGGGTTCACTGGGGGATCAATACCAGGGTGACCGATATCTTGCGGGATGAGCATGAACTCGCCCTCTACCGTCAAGCGGGATTGGTTCATGTCTCCTTGGGAACCGAAGCAGCCGCCCAATTAAAGCTAAATCTGTTCCGTAAAGAAACCACGATTGAAGATAACAAACGTGCCGTACAACTACTGCGACAAAACGGCATTGTCGCTGAGGTTCAGTTCATTATGGGGCTGCCCAATGAAACCCTAGAGACCATCGAAGAAACCTATCGAATGGCAATTGATTGGCAGGCAGACATGACCAACTGGAACATGTACACTCCCTGGCCATTTGCGGAATTATTTGAAGAATTAGGCGACAAAGTAGAAGTGCGAGACTATTCCCACTACAACTTTGTAACCCCGATCATGAAACCGGATGCCATCACCCGGGAGGAATTGCTCAAGGGCGTTTTGCGGAACTATGCCCGCTTCTATTTCCGCAAAGCCTGGGAATATTGGTTCATTAAAGATGCCTTCAAGCGCAATTACTTGCTCGGTTGTCTGAAAGCGTTTGTTCAGACTACCCTCAACCAACGCTTCTATAACTTGAAACGCATTAAGCGTAAGGGGCTAGGAGCAGAAATTGACTTTGGCTTTGATCCAAAGAGAATTCTGACGCCGGAACAAATTACTCAGCAGAAGCAATCCCATCCTGAACGGGCCGCCGATGTGAATTTCACGGGGAATATGCCCACCTGGAGTCCCATCAATGATCCCAATTCTAATTGTGAAATCACGGCCTGTGGTGCTCCCAATGATTTACCGGACTACACCGAAGCAGCGACAAAGGAGGAAATTCCCATCATTAAAATTTAA
- a CDS encoding acyl-CoA desaturase has translation MTSNSLLTTPEKPQGSGLHWLTVCFFAIVHGLALLSPWFFSWSALGVTLLLHWLFGSIGVCLGYHRLLSHRSFQVPKALEYAIALLGALSIQGGPIFWVAGHRLHHAYTEDEDKDPYSARRGFWWSHMLWIFYPRPEYFDPEHYQRFAPDLARDPFYRWLDRYFLWLQLPLGLLLYAIGGWSFVVCGVFLRAVLLWHTTWLINSVTHLWGGYRTFATDDTTRNLWWAAILTYGEGWHNNHHAYPQVAKCGWRWWELDTTWWVIQLLKTLGLATKVNLPPAQAILNT, from the coding sequence ATGACATCTAATTCATTGTTAACGACCCCTGAGAAACCCCAAGGTTCAGGTCTCCATTGGCTCACGGTGTGTTTTTTTGCCATCGTTCACGGGTTGGCTCTGCTGAGTCCCTGGTTTTTCTCCTGGTCTGCTCTGGGAGTCACCCTGTTGCTTCACTGGCTGTTTGGCAGTATTGGCGTTTGTTTGGGGTATCACCGTCTCCTGAGCCATCGGAGCTTTCAGGTACCCAAAGCCCTGGAATATGCGATCGCCCTGCTGGGTGCCCTATCCATCCAGGGTGGGCCAATCTTTTGGGTAGCTGGACATCGTTTACACCACGCCTACACTGAGGATGAAGATAAAGATCCCTACTCAGCTCGACGCGGCTTTTGGTGGAGCCACATGCTGTGGATTTTCTATCCTCGCCCTGAATATTTTGATCCTGAACACTACCAGCGATTTGCCCCTGATCTGGCCCGAGATCCGTTTTACCGTTGGCTCGATCGCTACTTTTTGTGGCTCCAGCTCCCCTTGGGACTTTTACTCTATGCCATTGGCGGTTGGTCATTTGTGGTCTGCGGCGTCTTTCTCAGAGCGGTGCTCCTCTGGCATACCACCTGGCTGATTAATTCCGTCACCCATCTCTGGGGTGGCTATCGCACCTTTGCTACAGACGACACCACTCGCAACCTCTGGTGGGCAGCGATCCTGACCTACGGGGAAGGCTGGCACAACAACCACCATGCCTATCCCCAGGTCGCCAAATGTGGCTGGCGTTGGTGGGAACTCGATACCACTTGGTGGGTGATTCAACTGCTCAAGACCTTGGGTTTAGCCACCAAGGTCAACCTGCCACCCGCGCAAGCTATCCTCAACACCTAA
- a CDS encoding amino acid ABC transporter substrate-binding protein → MRPWASLLSLFSVTLTIFSLVGCEPAPNTSSGSPETPSATASPTYLNTVLNRGQLICGVSGELPGFSFVGQDGSYAGLDVDVCRAIAAALFNDANAVEFRNLNAKERFTAVQTGEVDVLSRNTTWTLSRATTVGLSFAPVVFYDGQGIMVRQNSGIKSLADLKNRSICTQTGTTNEQNITDQMRQRGIPFQPVVFEDVNTAYTSYLEGRCEAVTSDRSQLISRRSKFPDPKNHVILNVVLSKEPLAPAVAAGNDKWAAVVQWVIYTLIEAEELGITSKNVDQFAQSKDPVVRRFLGLEGDLGQGLGLPNDFATRIVKQVGNYGEIYERSLGAGTPLNLPRGAEQSMDTRWFDVRPSLPLDCLSH, encoded by the coding sequence ATGCGTCCGTGGGCTTCCCTGTTATCTTTGTTCAGCGTCACTCTGACAATCTTCTCCCTGGTTGGCTGTGAACCAGCTCCCAACACCTCGAGTGGTTCTCCGGAAACACCCTCTGCAACTGCATCCCCGACCTATCTCAACACGGTGCTCAACCGAGGTCAGTTAATCTGTGGGGTCAGTGGAGAACTCCCTGGGTTCAGTTTTGTCGGCCAGGACGGCAGTTACGCTGGGTTAGATGTAGATGTCTGTCGGGCGATCGCCGCTGCCCTGTTTAATGATGCCAACGCTGTTGAATTCCGCAACCTCAACGCTAAAGAACGATTTACGGCGGTACAAACCGGAGAAGTTGATGTTCTCAGCCGCAACACCACCTGGACATTAAGTCGGGCAACCACCGTTGGTCTGAGCTTTGCACCTGTTGTCTTCTATGATGGCCAGGGGATCATGGTTCGCCAGAACAGTGGCATTAAGTCCCTTGCCGATCTAAAAAATCGCTCCATCTGCACCCAAACTGGAACCACCAACGAACAGAATATTACGGACCAAATGCGGCAACGGGGCATCCCTTTCCAACCCGTGGTTTTTGAGGATGTGAATACAGCCTATACCTCTTACCTGGAAGGCCGCTGCGAAGCCGTCACCTCCGATCGCTCCCAATTGATTTCTCGCCGCAGTAAATTTCCTGACCCCAAGAACCATGTAATTCTCAATGTGGTGCTGTCGAAGGAACCCTTAGCCCCGGCAGTGGCAGCAGGCAATGACAAGTGGGCAGCGGTGGTGCAGTGGGTGATCTACACGCTGATTGAAGCCGAAGAACTCGGCATCACGTCTAAAAATGTTGATCAATTTGCCCAGAGCAAAGACCCTGTTGTCCGTCGCTTCTTAGGTTTAGAAGGGGATCTGGGCCAAGGCTTAGGACTGCCTAATGATTTTGCCACCCGAATTGTTAAACAGGTGGGCAACTACGGGGAGATCTACGAGCGATCGCTGGGTGCGGGAACTCCCTTAAACCTCCCCCGGGGGGCTGAACAATCTATGGACACGAGGTGGTTTGATGTACGCCCCTCCCTTCCGCTAGACTGCCTCAGTCACTAA
- a CDS encoding alpha/beta hydrolase yields MSAIAPRQQLVLSQLFRQLAHGLPVHAWGLGLLPVVGIGTPALSAEYVNVSYGALERSIPVASLEIYAQTGIVDQDLAGYIRFLSPEQRPKLRQILLARADLSHVAVSKFLDTPQGEILLKRLGAVIRTDATQTGFYALRGALVLAAARPPGLTLLNVLRQFPTHSLRIDLGRSLQIAGDVEKLVSQTNQVTTALTQITQVVTQDQDVTSLADLRESGTFGWRLKSLMVTDGSRHRSFPVDLYLPQLRSTPGSSKLLAAPVIVISHGLGSDRTTFAYLARHLASYGFAVVVPEHPGSNAEQMQALMTGKANQAVKPSEFIDRPLDIKFLLDELQRLSQTEPWLQGRLNLKQVGIMGHSLGGYTALVLVGAPIDWRQLQNACQREADTLNLSLLLQCRALQLSQPLNGLQDSRVKAAIALNPISSGILGPDSLRQIQVPVMLVAGSADTIAPALLEQIQPFTWLTSLDRYLVLISGGTHFSTTGEAVPGSKPLPIPSQVIGFNPSASRRYIRAFSVAFFETYVANRSQYRSYLSVDYARAISTPPLDLSLIHSLSADQLTQLIKTSLMPSQKSH; encoded by the coding sequence ATGTCTGCGATCGCCCCGCGTCAACAGCTTGTCCTGTCCCAGCTCTTCAGACAGCTAGCCCATGGGCTGCCTGTCCATGCCTGGGGGTTGGGTCTGTTACCAGTGGTTGGCATCGGGACTCCGGCTCTAAGTGCCGAGTACGTTAATGTATCCTACGGGGCGTTAGAGCGTTCGATTCCGGTGGCTTCCCTGGAAATCTATGCTCAAACAGGCATTGTTGATCAGGATCTGGCGGGCTATATTCGATTCCTGAGCCCAGAACAGCGGCCCAAGTTACGCCAGATTTTGCTAGCACGGGCTGACTTGAGCCATGTCGCCGTTTCTAAGTTTCTTGACACCCCCCAGGGTGAAATTTTACTCAAGCGGCTGGGAGCCGTAATTCGCACCGATGCCACCCAAACCGGATTTTATGCCCTCCGGGGGGCGTTGGTCTTAGCGGCTGCCCGTCCTCCAGGGCTTACCTTGCTGAACGTGCTGCGTCAGTTTCCAACCCACAGTCTGCGGATTGATTTAGGTCGAAGCCTGCAAATTGCCGGAGATGTTGAAAAGCTTGTGAGCCAGACCAACCAGGTGACGACAGCGCTGACTCAAATTACCCAGGTGGTCACCCAAGATCAGGATGTGACAAGTTTGGCAGACCTGCGGGAATCTGGAACCTTTGGCTGGCGGCTGAAATCCCTAATGGTCACCGATGGCAGCCGCCACCGGAGCTTCCCCGTGGATCTCTATCTGCCACAACTCCGTTCAACACCAGGATCCTCGAAGTTGCTAGCGGCTCCCGTGATTGTGATCTCCCATGGTTTGGGGTCTGACCGTACTACCTTTGCCTATCTGGCTCGACATTTGGCCTCCTATGGATTTGCTGTGGTTGTACCTGAACATCCGGGGAGTAATGCCGAGCAGATGCAGGCATTAATGACTGGGAAGGCCAATCAAGCGGTCAAACCCTCGGAGTTTATTGACCGACCGCTGGATATTAAGTTTTTACTCGATGAACTCCAGCGACTGTCTCAGACAGAACCGTGGTTGCAGGGACGACTCAACCTTAAACAGGTTGGTATCATGGGTCATTCCCTGGGGGGATATACCGCCCTGGTACTGGTCGGGGCTCCCATTGATTGGCGGCAACTGCAAAATGCCTGTCAAAGGGAGGCCGATACCCTCAACCTCTCCCTGCTGCTCCAGTGCCGAGCCTTGCAGCTGTCCCAGCCCCTCAATGGTTTGCAGGACAGCCGTGTCAAAGCAGCGATCGCGCTTAACCCTATCTCCAGCGGTATTTTAGGCCCTGACAGCCTCCGTCAAATTCAAGTACCCGTGATGCTGGTAGCGGGGAGTGCGGACACCATTGCCCCTGCCCTCTTAGAGCAAATTCAGCCGTTTACGTGGCTCACCAGCCTGGATCGCTATCTCGTCTTGATTAGTGGCGGCACTCACTTCTCAACCACTGGGGAAGCAGTTCCCGGTAGTAAACCCCTGCCGATTCCCTCCCAGGTGATTGGCTTCAATCCCTCCGCCAGTCGCCGCTACATCCGGGCATTCAGTGTGGCATTTTTTGAAACCTACGTTGCCAACCGTTCCCAGTATCGATCCTATCTCAGTGTTGATTACGCCAGAGCGATCAGCACTCCCCCTCTAGATCTGAGTTTGATTCACTCCCTGAGTGCAGATCAACTGACACAATTGATCAAGACCTCCCTGATGCCATCCCAGAAGTCCCATTAG